The Bacillota bacterium DNA segment GCACAATTACTTTGTGGGTATTCGCACCCCTTGGACCATAGCCAGTCCGGAGGTATGGCGCCTGACTCACCGCTCGGCCGCCAAGATTTGGGTCCTAAGCGGCCTCATCGGCCTGGTGGCGGCTTTCCTGCCCGGCGAATACGGGTTTGTTGTCCTTTTCGGAGCCCTGACTTTCGCTGCCCTGGTCCCCGCGGTTCAATCTTACTTTCTTTTTCGACGGCTAGGCTGAAAGCCTGGTGTAAGAGCGGCCCTCTGCGGTCGCCCGGTATCTATGGTGAGATAGACAGGTTGTGTATTTTTGATTAGAGACCTAGAACCAAAATTAAGAGGTGTTACCATGATCAAATTATCACATGTATCCAAATCCTACGCCCACGGCCAAGTAAAAGCCGTGGATGATCTGTGTTTAGAAGTTAATTCGGGCGAGATTTTCGGTTTCCTGGGGCCTAATGGGGCCGGCAAAACCACCACTATTAATATGTTGGTAGGATTGCTTGTCCCTAATAGCGGGCATATAGAAGTGGCCGGGGTCGATGTGGTGCAAAATCCACTTGCAGCTAAGCACCGTATCGGCTTTGTCCCTGACAATCCTGCGGTGTGGGAGCGGCTTACAGGCAGAGAATACCTTAACTTCTTAGGGGATGTGTACGAAGTGCCGGCAAAGGTGCGCTGGGAGCGGTTAGAGCCGCTGTTGGAATCCTTTGATTTAAGTCAGGTGTTAGATGACCCACTCAAGAGCTATTCCCACGGTATGCGCCAAAAGATAGTGGTGTCCGGAGCCCTTCTGCCACGACCGCAGGTACTGATTTTAGATGAACCCCTGGTAGGGCTGGATCCGCGCTCGGCTTACATTCTAAAAGATATTCTGCGCCAACACGCCGAGGCAGGCAATACCGTCTTTTTCTCCACCCATGTGTTAGAAGTAGCGGAGCGGTTTTGTCACCGGGTGGCCATTATTAACCACGGGCAACTGATAGCTTGCGGCACTCTGGACGAAATACGCTCCCAGGTAGCCGGCGGCGCCGGGGAGAGTTTGGAAAAGGTGTTTTTGACTCTCACCGAAGCCCGCTTGCCCGAAGGAGACGAAGACGAATGGTAAAGCTGTGGGCAACTTTCAAACTGCTTCTGATATCTAATTATTTCACCTGGCGTACAACGAAACGTGACAGTAAAAAACAGGTAGGTCTAATACTATTAGCAGGCCTTTCGCTACTACCCTTCTTCCGCCTGCTCTTTGAACTGTCTAGCGGCATCTATCAAGCAACTACTATACTGGGCGATCCGTCGCTGGCACTGCTGTTGGCTGCTGCTGCGGGCCAATTTACAGTGCTAGTGTTTGGCGTACCTTATTTAGCGTCAGCTTTCTATTACGAAGACGACTTTGTCCGCCTGGCTCCGCTACCTCTGGCTCCTTGGCAACTGGCCGGGGCTAAACTGCTGCTGGTTTGGCTGGGG contains these protein-coding regions:
- a CDS encoding SdpI family protein is translated as HNYFVGIRTPWTIASPEVWRLTHRSAAKIWVLSGLIGLVAAFLPGEYGFVVLFGALTFAALVPAVQSYFLFRRLG
- a CDS encoding ABC transporter ATP-binding protein, with amino-acid sequence MIKLSHVSKSYAHGQVKAVDDLCLEVNSGEIFGFLGPNGAGKTTTINMLVGLLVPNSGHIEVAGVDVVQNPLAAKHRIGFVPDNPAVWERLTGREYLNFLGDVYEVPAKVRWERLEPLLESFDLSQVLDDPLKSYSHGMRQKIVVSGALLPRPQVLILDEPLVGLDPRSAYILKDILRQHAEAGNTVFFSTHVLEVAERFCHRVAIINHGQLIACGTLDEIRSQVAGGAGESLEKVFLTLTEARLPEGDEDEW